In Populus trichocarpa isolate Nisqually-1 chromosome 12, P.trichocarpa_v4.1, whole genome shotgun sequence, a genomic segment contains:
- the LOC7454600 gene encoding magnesium protoporphyrin IX methyltransferase, chloroplastic, whose amino-acid sequence MAFTSSIFSHIPLSNQRIFPPNSHKPKPPRTTVTTAALPPLAAVTAADLDGTTLAVIGGGSVAALAAAISLTDPERRRRLQAEEVGGGDKEVVREYFNNSGFQRWRKIYGETDEVNRVQKDIRLGHSQTVENVLKMLKDEGSLEGVSVCDAGCGTGCLAIPLAKEGAAVYASDISAAMVAEAEKQAKEQLQAGSEKELVMPKFEVKDLESLNGKYDTVVCLDVLIHYPQSKADGMIAHLASLAENRLLLSFAPKTFYYDLLKRVGELFPGPSKATRAYLHAEADVERALKKVGWKIRKRGLVTTQFYFARLVEAIPA is encoded by the exons atggcatTTACATCCTCAATATTCTCTCACATTCCTTTAAGCAACCAAAGAATATTCCCTCCAAATTCTCATAAACCAAAACCACCCAGAACCACCGTCACCACCGCTGCACTTCCGCCTCTCGCCGCCGTCACTGCCGCTGACCTCGACGGAACCACCTTGGCTGTCATCGGAGGCGGGTCAGTGGCGGCTTTAGCTGCCGCCATATCACTCACCGACCCCGAAAGGCGGCGGCGCCTCCAGGCGGAAGAGGTGGGCGGCGGAGACAAGGAGGTGGTGAGGGAGTACTTCAACAATTCTGGGTTTCAACGGTGGAGAAAAATTTATGGAGAGACTGATGAGGTTAATAGAGTGCAGAAAGATATTAGGCTTGGTCATTCACAGACTGTTGAGAATGTGCTGAAGATGTTGAAAGATGAAGGGTCGTTGGAGGGTGTAAGTGTTTGTGATGCTGGGTGTGGTACTGGGTGTTTGGCCATACCCTTGGCGAAAGAAGGGGCGGCTGTTTATGCTAGTGATATTTCGGCTGCCATGGTGGCTGAGGCTGAGAAACAG GCAAAAGAGCAGCTTCAAGCAGGAAGTGAAAAGGAGTTGGTGATGCCAAAATTTGAAGTGAAGGATTTAGAGAGTTTAAATGGGAAGTATGACACAGTGGTCTGTCTAGATGTTCTGATACATTACCCACAAAGTAAAGCAGATGGGATGATCGCCCATCTTGCATCATTGGCTGAGAATCGACTACTTTTGAGTTTTGCTCCGAAGACATTTTACTATGATCTGTTAAAGAGAGTAGGGGAGTTGTTTCCTGGGCCTTCAAAGGCAACAAGAGCATATTTACATGCAGAGGCAGATGTAGAGAGGGCATTGAAGAAGGTTGGGTGGAAAATAAGGAAGAGAGGCCTGGTTACTACTCAATTCTACTTTGCAAGACTCGTCGAAGCTATTCCTGCATAA
- the LOC18103833 gene encoding uncharacterized protein LOC18103833 isoform X1, with product MAMWLKKRSRKLPMSPVLPLPPPPVPEMQQQSGDNMYSLSTRRNHKKAKLQEVVAKTCQIRSWNEMDHDILVMIMNKLVKSLGWRTLDDNTMYFCKPWLLALLDALFPPGTTLDLHSYDKFPPDSYCNRARGRYFFLLHLALGPFRPQNHYTKVLFGELPADFFPWEYFGSRLPLVRSISFPTTSIDQFFVVGALLPWRNLKEVCCNDTIVKCLAKFCKRIHSLTLFGRISSPTASLIAENFPALKRLVISSCVLSVNALPTILDGQKKLEYLDTSHCFCVDEKHLYKKQVRAKEWKEEIYVKAAKNIKIHLQCARENCPPCSHLYR from the exons ATGGCAATGTGGTTAAAGAAACGGTCTCGAAAACTGCCAATGTCACCGGTGTTACCCCTACCACCGCCACCGGTACCGGAGATGCAACAACAAAGTGGCGACAACATGTATAGTTTATCAACAAGGCGTAACCACAAGAAGGCAAAACTACAAGAAGTAGTTGCGAAGACTTGTCAAATTAGAAGTTGGAATGAAATGGACCATGACATATTGGTTATGATAATGAACAAGTTAGTGAAATCACTTGGGTGGCGGACATTGGATGATAATACCATGTATTTCTGCAAGCCATGGCTGTTGGCCCTCCTCGATGCTCTCTTTCCTCCTGGAACAACTCTTGATCTCCATTCCTATGACAAATTTCCACCAGATAGTTATTGCAATCGTGCACGTGGAaggtatttttttcttctccactTGGCGCTTGGTCCTTTTCGACCTCAAAACCATTACACCAAGGTTTTGTTTGGCGAATTACCCGCTGATTTCTTTCCATGGGAATATTTTGGTTCAAG GTTGCCTTTGGTAAGAAGTATCTCATTTCCTACTACTAGCATCGACCAATTTTTTGTTGTAGGGGCACTTCTACCCTGGAGAAATTTGAAAGAAGTGTGCTGCAATGATACAATAGTTAAGTGTCTTGCTAAATTCTGCAAGCGTATTCATAGTCTAACCCTTTTTGGGCGCATAAGCTCTCCCACTGCTTCTTTGATTGCAGAAAACTTCCCTGCACTAAAGCGTTTGGTGATTTCATCGTGTGTTTTGTCAGTCAATGCATTGCCAACTATTTTGGATGGGCAAAAGAAACTTGAATATCTAGATACTAgccattgtttttgtgttgatGAGAAACATTTGTATAAAAAACAGGTGAGGGCAAAGGAATGGAAAGAAGAGATATATGTGAAGGCcgcaaaaaatatcaaaatacattTGCAATGTGCAAGGGAAAACTGTCCTCCTTGTTCTCACCTGTATAGATAG
- the LOC18103833 gene encoding uncharacterized protein LOC18103833 isoform X2 has product MAMWLKKRSRKLPMSPVLPLPPPPVPEMQQQSGDNMYSLSTRRNHKKAKLQEVVAKTCQIRSWNEMDHDILVMIMNKLVKSLGWRTLDDNTMYFCKPWLLALLDALFPPGTTLDLHSYDKFPPDSYCNRARGRLPLVRSISFPTTSIDQFFVVGALLPWRNLKEVCCNDTIVKCLAKFCKRIHSLTLFGRISSPTASLIAENFPALKRLVISSCVLSVNALPTILDGQKKLEYLDTSHCFCVDEKHLYKKQVRAKEWKEEIYVKAAKNIKIHLQCARENCPPCSHLYR; this is encoded by the exons ATGGCAATGTGGTTAAAGAAACGGTCTCGAAAACTGCCAATGTCACCGGTGTTACCCCTACCACCGCCACCGGTACCGGAGATGCAACAACAAAGTGGCGACAACATGTATAGTTTATCAACAAGGCGTAACCACAAGAAGGCAAAACTACAAGAAGTAGTTGCGAAGACTTGTCAAATTAGAAGTTGGAATGAAATGGACCATGACATATTGGTTATGATAATGAACAAGTTAGTGAAATCACTTGGGTGGCGGACATTGGATGATAATACCATGTATTTCTGCAAGCCATGGCTGTTGGCCCTCCTCGATGCTCTCTTTCCTCCTGGAACAACTCTTGATCTCCATTCCTATGACAAATTTCCACCAGATAGTTATTGCAATCGTGCACGTGGAag GTTGCCTTTGGTAAGAAGTATCTCATTTCCTACTACTAGCATCGACCAATTTTTTGTTGTAGGGGCACTTCTACCCTGGAGAAATTTGAAAGAAGTGTGCTGCAATGATACAATAGTTAAGTGTCTTGCTAAATTCTGCAAGCGTATTCATAGTCTAACCCTTTTTGGGCGCATAAGCTCTCCCACTGCTTCTTTGATTGCAGAAAACTTCCCTGCACTAAAGCGTTTGGTGATTTCATCGTGTGTTTTGTCAGTCAATGCATTGCCAACTATTTTGGATGGGCAAAAGAAACTTGAATATCTAGATACTAgccattgtttttgtgttgatGAGAAACATTTGTATAAAAAACAGGTGAGGGCAAAGGAATGGAAAGAAGAGATATATGTGAAGGCcgcaaaaaatatcaaaatacattTGCAATGTGCAAGGGAAAACTGTCCTCCTTGTTCTCACCTGTATAGATAG
- the LOC7454601 gene encoding F-box protein At3g56470 encodes MTTNLHEGVCDQKRCWSDLPGDMVALIISRLRAPDCYCFVAVCKSWSSIPLPKFKKEFPTLVYLKSDGQLINFFSPLLCCSTPEIANSVYKNIITSDTTKFSSDIEDNEHDQCCQKGESDRSHCHEPKTIRFAKHGWLLVSQGKHVVFFLNPITNQRIDLPELPRSEVVFDGISFSESPTSPNCTVLAIHVQTYWVFPTFIRRGEDSWTSDPIYIESGFVPSYSSPVFHKGCFYFLGQTGCLAVFDPKIDEEEEEEEEEEEQEEDEEEEDEEEELDKWAVLDNPGNPCTSSPISDCYLVDCNGELMSVFVGYMGQWVRVYMLDPSIMVWKETKDLGDRVLFLSRIGSGLTKTTDLQVPGLENRIYFPRFNKKDGTCAFYDLSAGKFHTSCNNHGREDYYGTTTFSDCAWIEPSYRMLTDQELDWLHKEAS; translated from the coding sequence ATGACGACGAATTTGCACGAAGGTGTTTGTGATCAAAAGAGATGTTGGTCTGATCTTCCTGGAGATATGGTAGCGTTGATTATTTCTCGTCTTCGTGCACCAGATTGCTACTGTTTTGTTGCTGTTTGCAAGAGCTGGAGTTCGATTCCCCTCccaaaattcaagaaagaaTTTCCAACACTGGTTTATTTAAAGTCTGATggtcaattaattaatttcttcagCCCCTTACTCTGCTGCTCTACACCCGAAATAGCTAACTCCGTGTATAAGAATATTATTACTTCTGATACTACAAAATTCAGCTCTGATATTGAAGACAATGAGCATGATCAGTGTTGCCAGAAAGGGGAGTCCGATCGCAGCCATTGCCATGAACCAAAAACAATTCGCTTCGCAAAACACGGGTGGTTGCTTGTCTCTCAGGGAAAACATGTTGTGTTTTTCCTCAATCCTATaacaaatcaaaggattgatctTCCCGAGTTACCTCGAAGTGAAGTTGTTTTTGATGGAATTTCCTTTTCAGAATCTCCAACATCGCCTAATTGCACAGTCCTGGCCATCCATGTTCAAACCTATTGGGTATTCCCTACCTTCATTCGTCGCGGCGAGGACAGTTGGACTTCGGATCCAATTTACATTGAATCAGGTTTCGTTCCATCTTATAGTAGTCCAGTCTTTCACAAgggatgtttttattttttaggacaGACTGGATGTCTGGCTGTTTTTGATCCAAAAATAGacgaagaggaggaggaggaggaggaggaggaggagcaggaGGAGGACgaagaggaggaggatgaggaggaggagttgGATAAGTGGGCTGTGCTTGATAATCCTGGAAATCCATGTACTAGTAGTCCCATAAGCGACTGCTATTTAGTTGATTGTAATGGAGAGCTAATGTCAGTTTTTGTGGGTTATATGGGACAATGGGTTAGAGTTTACATGCTTGATCCTTCGATTATGGTTTGGAAGGAAACAAAAGACTTGGGTGATCGCGTGCTTTTTTTGAGCCGAATCGGATCAGGGCTGACAAAGACAACAGACCTGCAAGTTCCAGGGTTGGAAAACAGAATTTATTTTCCGAGGTTCAACAAGAAGGATGGCACGTGTGCATTCTATGATCTTTCGGCAGGTAAATTTCACACTTCTTGCAACAATCATGGCAGAGAAGATTATTATGGTACCACAACTTTTTCGGATTGTGCATGGATTGAACCCAGTTATCGCATGCTCACTGACCAAGAGCTCGACTGGCTACATAAGGAGGCATCATGA
- the LOC112323527 gene encoding uncharacterized protein LOC112323527, which translates to MLKFLSKVKIEFNALDPRVASCMEFLAQCNARKAKESNPACQVLVKRRTDDFPPQITVTFVNGVEEAFDATSTPAQAIRTMILEKGQLLETEQMFREAGEKWPVIIPEEELHQFAPGTKPRKAEEKKQ; encoded by the exons atgttgaagttCCTCTCAAAggtaaaaattgaattcaacGCACTAGACCCACGCGTAGCCTCATGTATGGAGTTCTTAGCTCAATGCAATGCCCGCAAGGCCAAAGAATCCAACCCTGCTTGCCAGGTTCTTGTCAAGCGCCGCACCGACGATTTCCCACCACAGATCACTGTTACTTTCGTCAATGGCGTCGAGGAAGCTTTCGATGCCACTTCTACTCCTGCACAGGCCATTAGGACTATGATTTTGGAAAAGGGTCAGCTTCTTGAGACCGAGCAAATGTTTCGTGAGGCTGGAGAGAAGTGGCCTGTTATTATCCCTGAAGAAGAGCTCCACCAGTTTGCTCCCGGTACTAAG CCAAGGAAGGCAGAAGAGAAGAAGCAATAA